GATAGACCCAAATCCAAATATTATAACACCACTAGTGCCACCATCAACTATATCCTCAAGAAGGCCGCCCCTGATAGGATCTAATAGGAACCCAACAGCCCCTATAACAAAACTTAGAAATATCATCGAAAGTAGGGAAATCCTAGTAGGGGGCAAACTCATAATATACCTTGAAAGGCCTGTGATATTCTTCGTACTCGACAATTTAATTCTCCACCCCTAATCACCTAACAATTTTAGACTATTCCATTATCAAGAATAAAAATATTTATGATGAACACTAATAATAATAGGTTCCCCCCAAGGTGATAAAAGTGGAAGCGAAACTTAAAACGCCATTATCTGATGAGGACATTAAAAAGCTTAGAATAGGTGATGTCGTCTATATTTCAGGGACTATATTCACAGCCCGCGACCGTGCACATAAGAAAATGATAAAAGAAGGGGCGCCATACAAGCTGGAAGGGACAGTAATATTCCACGCAGGGCCCATAATAAAACAAAAGGGGCCACTAGAAGGGGATATTATGGATGACCCCCCAGTAGATCTCATAGTCGTAGGACCCACAACAAGCACTAGGATGAACCCATATCAGTCCAAGATCATAAACTTGGGCGTTAAGGCCATAATAGGCAAAGGTGGCATGGATAAGAACGTTCAAGATGCTCTAACCAGAAAATGTGCAGTTTACCTTGCAGCAGTAGGGGGATGCGCAGCACTCTACGGAGAAAATGTTAAAAAAGTTAAGAGGGTTTACTGGCCAAATCTAGGCATCCCAGAGGCTATATGGGAACTTGAAGTCCAAGAATTCGGGCCATTACTAGTTGCCATGGATTCCAAGGGTGAAAACTTGTATGAAAGGGTTAAATGTTAGCCTAGAGGGGATGATCGACACCCACATCCACCCAGGGCCAGATATAATACCTAGATTATTGGATGATATTGAGGTTGCAAGAGAAGCCCAAATTGAAGGAATGGATGCCATAGTAATAAAGAATCATGTTGAACCAACAGCCTCAAGGGCTAGGATAGCATCTAAGCTCACAGGTTTGAAAGTCATAGGCGGCGTGACACTCAACGAAACCATCGGGGGCTTGAATCCCAGTGCAGTGGAGGC
The nucleotide sequence above comes from Methanothermobacter tenebrarum. Encoded proteins:
- a CDS encoding FumA C-terminus/TtdB family hydratase beta subunit produces the protein MEAKLKTPLSDEDIKKLRIGDVVYISGTIFTARDRAHKKMIKEGAPYKLEGTVIFHAGPIIKQKGPLEGDIMDDPPVDLIVVGPTTSTRMNPYQSKIINLGVKAIIGKGGMDKNVQDALTRKCAVYLAAVGGCAALYGENVKKVKRVYWPNLGIPEAIWELEVQEFGPLLVAMDSKGENLYERVKC